The Tripterygium wilfordii isolate XIE 37 chromosome 4, ASM1340144v1, whole genome shotgun sequence genome has a window encoding:
- the LOC119996203 gene encoding putative E3 ubiquitin-protein ligase LIN has protein sequence MAASLEELLAEEGFKGKRLGASRLSTSRSQTVSMPLYPYRDQHKKDSPSGSRIRSRIRIDRSKSSIDQYISRGISPGSETVAGRRPRDDFVRRNKLDERPKRENRDTFQRRDSNNALEGERLDINSLEDIQGNEIIEIGVVENGRPKHMYSNQIYNSDESEKNSRGKEKYKERSGMELLVERRLGSNSNKNLHISSSVNYRKSMKQPDNSYDSSVRQSQNRKSIKDNQGRKSGNLLMPASEPALDDAAIQAMISILSGHMKHFLKDEGFRTTLHHNCFSPLKFVASEENHNTESKVITNLEQAVETIERAAEGSGSHKDLKKALLQLTVITGLNSNDLKDGVTSGVPNSSLSSCAHLYLSVIYKLQKKDRASAKHLLQVFCDSPFRARTILLPELWDYLFFPHLSHLDTWYNQEAESLANSPSKSQKLKLLEKFFNEIMDSGTYQYAVYYKDWLTEGVEVPSVPSILIPSLSIEGFQPRDSPDNSLEIASPTGPFSPQPMVSKKLYDAVFSRLRKPDTDEAEDEGREDYYDNCGKSSDDSVVEVKQALAYSSVTVMDQKIEEGSCSSAQDKATFPHDVLLLTYDEEGRSYEVSVRPENGLSDDAKDPNISLETEGDSELLHAHPHQEVNEVTLKKLAKSVFDLQETQDSHDLAVSVPSASHSAQVLDSSTQLTKTRPSFEELQGSYDYFDEGPFFLNIPQDFICPLTGQLFQDPVTLETGQTFEKAAIRERFDQGNRTCPITGKTLECQSVPLINFILKRVVDNWKSEQSSLLLTLASQIVRDSREQHSTPKDETAIFILEPLLTAFGRKEGVTNARQLISLGGLQFLICRFECGKLEEKTCVAALLSHCIEADASCRNLIAEEINKQCLLELLHCQQEKTRTNAVLLLTELICFSRRKDVKLYLSSLKSEELINTMHVLLECLQRFKPEQRPLVAVLLLHIDLLGEPRKHSVYREGAIDAIRVALVNSLTDEKVREKLCRSLLILGGRFSSSGVLLTELWILKRTGIYGMSKENWKENHRGDDLFVEDTLLLEDDEEILAEWLRDITISLLGTGKGPFLETMSYCLHSEELELVGVCLTTVAWMSCALSSHSDAKFILSAFSALMSGLKEILQNGQLYEHKVLASFSLLNFSKTQECRILLMTIAEEIAGSLRMVAEVSSAAKQLHTIICGEQRSLV, from the exons ATGGCAGCATCTTTGGAGGAGCTACTTGCGGAGGAAGGGTTTAAAGGGAAAAGATTGGGGGCTTCACGGTTATCCACTTCCCGATCACAGACTGTAAGTATGCCTCTGTACCCATATCGTGATCAACACAAGAAAGATTCTCCATCAGGTAGTAGGATCAGATCCAGAATTAGGATAGACAGGTCTAAATCTAGTATAGATCAATACATTTCAAGAGGTATATCTCCAGGAAGTGAAACTGTTGCAGGTAGGAGACCGAGGGATGACTTTGTCAGGAGAAATAAGTTAGATGAAAGaccaaagagagaaaatagggATACATTTCAAAGAAGAGATTCGAACAATGCGCTAGAAGGCGAAAGACTGGATATCAATTCGTTGGAAGATATTCAAGGAAATGAGATCATTGAGATTGGTGTGGTAGAAAATGGAAGGCCAAAGCACATGTATTCCAATCAAATATATAACTCAGATGAGAGTGAAAAAAATTCCAGAGGGAAGGAGAAGTACAAAGAGAGGTCAGGGATGGAATTACTGGTAGAGAGGAGACTTGGCAGCAATTCGAATAAGAACCTACATATAAGTTCTAGTGTTAACTATAGGAAAAGCATGAAACAGCCTGATAATTCTTATGACAGTTCTGTTAGGCAATCACAAAATAGGAAAAGCATCAAAGATAATCAGGGTCGTAAGAGTGGTAATCTTCTAATGCCAGCTTCTGAGCCTGCCCTTGATGATGCTGCAATTCAAGCCATGATCTCCATCCTAAGTGGTCATatgaaacattttttaaaagatGAGGGCTTCCGCACCACACTTCACCACAATTGTTTCTCTCCCCTTAAATTTGTTGCCTCAGAAGAAAACCATAATACTGAGAGCAAGGTCATAACCAACCTTGAACAAGCAGTTGAAACAATCGAAAGAGCTGCTGAGGGGTCTGGAAGTCATAAAGATCTGAAAAAAGCTTTACTGCAGCTTACCGTGATTACAGGTTTGAATTCAAATGATTTGAAAGATGGGGTTACTTCTGGGGTTCCGAATTCCAGCCTGTCATCTTGTGCTCATCTCTATCTTAGTGTTATATATAAGCTGCAGAAGAAGGACAGAGCTTCAGCAAAGCATCTTTTGCAAGTGTTCTGTGATTCACCTTTCCGGGCACGGACAATTTTGTTGCCTGAGCTATGGGACTATCTGTTCTTCCCACATCTTTCACATTTGGATACTTGGTATAATCAGGAAGCTGAATCTTTAGCAAATTCACCGAGCAAGTCCCAAAAACTGAAACTTCTTGAgaaattttttaatgaaattatggATTCTGGTACTTATCAATATGCCGTTTATTACAAGGATTGGCTCACTGAGGGGGTTGAGGTACCTTCAGTTCCTTCTATCCTCATCCCTTCATTGTCAATTGAGGGATTTCAGCCGAGGGATTCACCGGATAACTCTTTGGAGATAGCTAGTCCAACTGGTCCTTTCTCACCACAGCCAATGGTGAGTAAAAAACTATATGATGCTGTATTTTCCCGCCTGAGGAAACCTGACACTGATGAGGCTGAAGATGAGGGCAGGGAAGATTACTATGATAATTGTGGAAAAAGTTCTGATGATTCTGTTGTTGAAGTTAAACAAGCATTAGCATACTCGTCTGTCACAGTCATGGATCAAAAGATTGAAGAAGGTTCTTGTAGCAGTGCACAAGATAAAGCAACCTTTCCT CATGATGTGCTCTTATTGACATATGATGAAGAAGGGAGATCGTATGAAGTGAGTGTTCGACCAGAAAATGGTCTCAGTGATGATGCCAAAGACCCTAATATATCACTGGAAACTGAAGGAGATTCTGAGTTGTTACATGCACATCCACATCAGGAAGTAAATGAAGTTACCCTGAAGAAGCTAGCAAAATCTGTTTTTGACCTACAAGAAACCCAGGATTCTCATGATCTTGCTGTTTCTGTTCCATCAGCTTCCCATTCGGCACAAGTTCTCGATTCTTCAACACAG CTGACCAAAACCAGGCCTTCCTTTGAAG AATTACAAGGAAGTTACGATTACTTCGATGAAGGACCCTTTTTCTTGAACATTCCCCAGGACTTCATTTGTCCATTGACGGGTCAGTTGTTTCAAGACCCAGTGACCCTTGAGACTGGTCAAACATTTGAGAAAGCAGCCATCAGGGAAAGGTTTGATCAGGGAAACAGAACATGTCCGATTACTGGAAAAACTTTGGAGTGTCAAAGTGTACCACTTATCAACTTTATTCTGAAGCGAGTGGTTGATAATTGGAAGTCAGAGCAGTCTAGTCTTTTGTTGACTCTGGCCTCTCAAATAGTGAGGGATTCCAGGGAACAGCATTCAACACCTAAGGATGAAACAGCTATATTCATATTAGAGCCACTTCTAACTGCTTTTGGCAGAAAGGAAGGGGTAACCAATGCCAGACAGCTTATTTCTCTTGGAGGCTTGCAATTTCTTATTTGCAGGTTTGAATGTGGAAAATTAGAAGAGAAAACATGCGTGGCGGCACTATTGTCTCATTGTATTGAAGCAGATGCAAGTTGCAGAAACCTGATAGCTGAGGAAATCAACAAACAATGTCTCCTTGAGTTACTTCATTGCCAGCAGGAGAAGACAAGAACAAATGCAGTGCTGCTTCTGACTGAACTCATTTGCTTCAGCAG GAGGAAAGATGTTAAATTATATCTAAGCAGCTTGAAAAGTGAAGAGTTAATCAATACCATGCATGTTCTGCTTGAGTGTCTCCAGAGATTTAAGCCTGAGCAAAGACCCTTGGTTGCTGTACTTCTGCTGCACATAGATCTTCTG GGTGAACCTCGAAAGCACAGTGTATATAGAGAGGGAGCCATTGATGCCATTAGGGTGGCCCTGGTTAACAGCTTAACTGATGAGAAGGTCCGAGAAAAGTTGTGTAGATCGCTCCTTATATTGGGGGGCCGATTTTCTTCTTCTGGGGTTTTATTGACAGAGCTTTGGATCCTCAAGAGAACTGGGATTTATGGTATGAGTAAAGAGAATTGGAAAGAGAATCATCGAGGAGATGATTTATTCGTGGAGGATACTCTTCTGTTG GAAGATGACGAGGAGATCTTGGCGGAGTGGTTGAGGGACATAACAATATCACTGCTTGGGACTGGCAAGGGTCCATTCTTAGAAACCATGTCGTACTGTTTACATTCGGAGGAATTGGAATTGGTGGGGGTTTGTCTAACAACAGTGGCATGGATGAGCTGCGCACTTTCTTCGCATTCTGATGCCAAGTTCATTCTGTCTGCCTTTTCAGCCCTCATGTCTGGGCTGAAAGAGATACTGCAAAACGGTCAGCTGTATGAGCACAAGGTTCTCGCGTCATTTTCTCTACTCAATTTCAGCAAAACTCAAG AATGCAGGATCCTATTGATGACAATTGCAGAAGAGATAGCTGGTTCTCTACGAATGGTCGCGGAAGTCTCATCGGCCGCAAAGCAGTTACATACCATCATTTGTGGGGAACAGAGATCTCTAGTCTGA
- the LOC119997932 gene encoding zinc finger CCCH domain-containing protein 14-like codes for MEFGGGRKRGRPETPLNGNGGPKKYKQEMDSFPTGIGSKSKPCTKFYSTSGCPFGEGCHFLHYVPGGFKAVSQILNIGSVSSPALAPAGRNSVAPPSFPDGSSPPAVKTRLCKKYNTAGGCKFGDKCHFAHGEWELGKPTGPAYEDPRTRGPMPSRMGGRMEPPPQTHAAAASFGVSSTAKISVDASLCGAIIGKNGVNSKHICRVTGAKLSIRDHETDLNSRNIELEGTFEQIKQATAMVRDLIYNLGSGSVPHMKNPAITGAANNFKTKICESFTKGICTFGDRCHFAHGAEELRRPGM; via the exons ATGGAATTTGGTGGCGGTCGCAAGAGAGGGAGACCTGAGACTCCATTGAATGGGAATGGCGGCCCCAAGAAGTACAAACAAG AAATGGACTCCTTTCCAACTGGTATAGGAAGCAAATCGAAGCCATGCACAAAGTTTTACAG CACTTCTGGATGCCCATTTGGTGAGGGATGCCATTTCTTGCATTATGTTCCTGGTGGATTCAAAGCTGTGTCTCAGATTCTTAATATTGGTAGTGTGAGTAGTCCAGCTCTTGCACCTGCTGGCAGAAATTCAGTTGCCCCACCCTCCTTTCCAGATGGATCATCACCTCCAGCTGTGAAAACTCGTTTGTGCAAGAAATACAACACAGCTGGGGGTTGCAAGTTTGGTGACAAATGCCATTTTGCCCATGGTGAATGGGAGCTAGGCAAACCAACCGGTCCAGCCTATGAAGATCCTCGTACCAGGGGGCCCATGCCTAGCAGAATGGGTGGTCGAATGGAGCCTCCTCCACAAACTCATGCAGCTGCAGCCAGCTTTGGGGTTTCATCCACTGCCAAGATTAGTGTTGATGCTTCGCTTTGTGGAGCCATCATTGGGAAAAATGGCGTGAACTCCAAGCATATTTGTCGCGTAACAGGAGCCAAGCTTTCCATTAGAGACCATGAAACAGACCTTAACTCTAGGAACATTGAGCTGGAGGGTACATTTGAGCAAATCAAGCAAGCTACTGCTATGGTCCGTGATCTTATCTACAATCTAGGTTCAGGTTCTGTACCTCATATGAAGAACCCAGCTATAACTGGAGCGGCCAACAACTTTAAGACTAAAATCTGTGAAAGCTTTACAAAGGGGATCTGCACCTTTGGGGATAGGTGCCACTTTGCACATGGGGCTGAAGAATTGCGCAGGCCGGGGATGTAA
- the LOC119996264 gene encoding omega-6 fatty acid desaturase, endoplasmic reticulum isozyme 2-like — protein MGAGGRMSALNGKHDEIDNPFRRVPFEKPQFTLSQIKQAIPPHCFKRSLLRSFSYVVHDLTLSFIFYYIATTYFHLLPPLLTYIAWPIYWIFQGCILTGVWVIAHECGHHAFSDYQWLDDTVGLILHSALLVPYFSWKISHRRHHSNTGSIERDEVFVPKTKSSISWYSKYLNNPLGRFLTLLVTVTLGWPLYLAFNVSGRPYDRFACHYDPYGPIYSPREKLQIYISDAGVLTATYALYRIAAAKGIAWLVCVYGVPLLIVNGFLVVITYLQHTHPALPHYDSSEWEWLKGALLTMDRDYGLLNKVFHNITDTHVTHHLFSMMPHYHAMEATKAIKPLLGEYYRLDSTPFYKALWREAKECLYVEPDEDSPSKGVFWYQNKF, from the coding sequence ATGGGAGCAGGAGGCCGAATGTCTGCCCTGAATGGCAAGCATGATGAAATCGACAATCCCTTCCGACGAGTGCCATTCGAGAAACCTCAATTCACACTTAGCCAAATCAAGCAAGCAATCCCTCCGCATTGCTTCAAACGTTCGCTCCTTCGCTCATTCTCCTATGTCGTTCATGACCTCACCTTATCCTTCATTTTCTACTATATTGCCACCACTTATTTTCATCTCCTCCCTCCCCTGCTCACGTACATTGCCTGGCCAATTTACTGGATTTTCCAGGGCTGTATTCTCACCGGTGTTTGGGTCATTGCACATGAATGTGGTCACCATGCCTTCAGTGACTACCAGTGGCTTGATGACACTGTTGGCCTAATCCTCCACTCTGCTCTTTTAGTTCCATACTTCTCATGGAAAATCAGTCACCGCCGCCACCACTCCAACACTGGATCGATTGAGCGCGATGAAGTATTTGTCCCCAAAACCAAATCCTCAATCTCATGGTACTCAAAATATTTGAACAACCCGTTAGGGAGATTTCTCACCCTCTTAGTCACAGTCACTCTTGGATGGCCTTTGTATTTAGCCTTCAATGTTTCAGGCAGACCTTATGATCGTTTCGCTTGTCACTATGATCCTTATGGCCCTATTTACTCTCCTCGGGAAAAGCTTCAGATTTACATTTCTGATGCTGGAGTTCTCACCGCAACTTATGCGCTTTACAGAATTGCAGCTGCAAAAGGGATTGCTTGGCTTGTATGTGTTTACGGAGTGCCGTTGTTGATTGTGAATGGTTTCCTGGTAGTGATCACATATCTCCAACACACTCATCCAGCATTGCCTCATTATGACTCCTCTGAATGGGAATGGCTTAAGGGAGCATTGCTGACTATGGACAGAGATTATGGATTGTTGAACAAGGTGTTCCATAACATTACAGATACACATGTGACTCACCATCTCTTCTCTATGATGCCACACTATCATGCCATGGAGGCCACCAAAGCAATCAAACCACTACTGGGGGAGTACTACAGGCTTGATAGTACTCCATTTTACAAGGCATTGTGGAGGGAGGCAAAAGAGTGTCTTTATGTTGAACCAGATGAGGATTCTCCTTCCAAGGGTGTGTTCTGGTACCAGAACAAGTTTTGA